A region of Larimichthys crocea isolate SSNF chromosome X, L_crocea_2.0, whole genome shotgun sequence DNA encodes the following proteins:
- the LOC104926860 gene encoding uncharacterized protein LOC104926860, translated as MRSRNLFLLLYLLGSFFGVSNAQRNATCTSNENCNQVPDSTSHFLQCVGLPSTDKGRDHMQRLKGMLEATMDVYTFMRSSMKGVPILSLQGKLALSPKADPLQNEALVQMWLEAKMKPLLKSVTKHFLSCLSTMNFSCCTYQTVVREISHHFSEMDPVRQKWIYTFFMYPFLSGDRVAGCVSRGESSEDWLTKNFGAFRAMARMKDFSALNMVFSGLEVLHLLTPAQKAELLLRPEVASIDNGTLSLVFHSLLTGGSQPPTTLPPTSPGRDHNWMTTGYPPSYSPNLTYIPPPPQNSLQEVAKGFSMVFRPVGSFVHNFVAFTHGRNLSELRSTTLTQFLLNWTLSEVADLYRPHNASVAPEAPKFDVTNVEDWYKQVVMPLLRRFLPNDAALMHQNLTLAFHQVYYLDHGKDTNETSETVDVCSISLDKKPCGLTDAVENAAKVLHCAARTNLTMSEATIMRLITELTGRLNLLIQELSRANFSELASDFKQIFGEAESPSMTQEHLNDPNFIKLWFQIKLMPLLPAVPTGLLSCLSTKNFSCPVYQTIVAALSKHMSFMEADSMHSHNIYQHFIYSFLLHHNTSDAKCMSNHSAEWMEKNVGFFSRFAPITDFYRLYPNFSGLEVLHLLTPKQTAELLVLPLPTPPEKDVVVNRVFDFLLVSPKDRKFKEVLHYLVSLAKEVNPPCAVYKHTFERLYGAIKSLPPDLEPVAWAGIDDLITIAPDECVPNNVTCQVTQYNDTNVCRGRNSSDYYIHMNTSMEVSCNLTLETYACAQLENFTANQLASLLRCNLPGKSDSKVLWKILLTKLSSVLDPALDILANMSMVGPSATEILDVTGEMRVFMLTDEQLMNSSVIRKWFSSRLRRFLPSASGRFLHCLSSRNLSCHSYQQIVQIFIHQFDNMTLTQQHVVFNDFVLRFLSGSGQGCVSNNSAEWLMKNLGPFSRMLSLRELLDLNPHFKPLEVLQLLTPKQTAELLVLIHPTLPDKDTLINMIFDHFNQSSDKKKFTDFLSDLVMVLQKANLSCSSYKTLFKRLDMAMAGVYYDAASSIIYTKMVLSKHLPLGCIIYSGKCTVTMTNETDICAGVNSTKLQHRLDSAQIDGHHCYHSVEEFACASLSALKAEDLAATLACNRSYNSTSSRPVWKLFLSKASHVLDEALDLLANKTLDPRSPAVTAILDSIREIRLDAFSPASFNNPAVIQLWFSRLRPFLPAVSHDFLSCLITKDLNCSTYQHIVQILSHLQPHMTLHMQMSVYTHFIKVYLTMKNATDPGCSLHTNNSGEWLQKNLGGFSALVSFYDLRMLYSNFSAMEALPYLTVRQIADVSATPGQLTSPKHVTMVMNHVPNQHLAAFFDDFSPAIMGQENKFPPLVRSAFLQVVFDRANLSDHSVDDSDVSLWLRTRLRPLLVNLSPLHVAPFFAILAGRNCSIGQQGVQDLNSTIFSLSEVTQNEIHNHIIQSLRGPVPLRCYGDNYNHSFYSFLESSFLDFQFPNLTTFLSLMPHNKMHQLVNSMPPSHLGNFLRRPDVVNNDAELCVLYNNYMQIPVFLETESLPAKVRRSTLPCVWPRALSSSERSEVNAWFDQRLQNYLVFLTKSLISPDSTYNASCLAFQKLVSVLGEHNYTAADFMRQDVFSTIRTYLTSATVPRCYNASDPELNSTAWFAEYIGPFMPFLILEDLQAFGSAEVLKVFTVNPLNIALLNHSALPLNLTNYYTELVYQQDSNFNPLLLPLLCRCVAPGLAFSQLDANESMIVLHNLTTLCTDLDPQISAALAANFGDQIDATTITSLGNESTGLSTGQIKSIKPQDLLAALGTLSSVTGWNGGQAKAIILSLISSGMMQISSASSLFQLGSLVVGIPTSTFTNVNGSQLLTASKNPSFLQHLMLAPQIIQQTFVTQIISVNSNSETIIKNIPDDLATEIPRVLLLGFSNDTTVITTLNKKKWKKQQAELFFDVVAVESATTTLGSANNLSSSVLQGFTCTGVRTIKKVQIKKLIKACRRKGKKKVKLVETQLTCMYNYIRIESDATSFDLYPPDMLLYYDYSLVPQASCKSYFEQIGDADFSIFSSTLNYKLTSLFANARSCLGITNTSLTEDNISVLGNMCCILGGFYIENSDTSILETLKTCPDLTNTQVAAVEARLQSGKTQYGAPSTWNLQTLKDLDMLPLYLTSSFYDNFDKKTKREFLKYFLKVLRGNGVGKKKKRSLKKEIRKSIRKRSTRSIENECTVGKITQVIISDEVFPFDYDDINQFNCCLSATIVKNNLASITDKVDQEEYLTIVLSKLREAYGANSTIPESQVQLLGPASRVATTDDINSWTITQIDTLSALMDSSNGQWDPSLAKAIVTKYLSQEGNKLGSAELNAIGGTNLCSLDVDVLRSISQQSLKDAEALILSNCTTEKHKALFTIARQAFGTDTRATTISTKSYQLTSSYLPGATLDYVRSLSASDVNMDMATFTSLDENVVLDLTVNEVKNLLGTNLPDLKSYEEQTLVQKWIRSQYQSELNTLGIGLQGGRADPATTTTAPTVATVAPVTTSLTTAGSGTGTTATTGNGSRIRADPGFSVLVLLSLLIASLHFLV; from the exons GTGCCAGATTCAACCTCGCACTTCCTCCAATGTGTGGGTTTGCCATCgacagacaaagggagagacCACATGCAAAGGCTGAAAGGAATGCTTGAAGCGACAATGGATGTGTACACCTTCATG AGGTCAAGCATGAAGGGAGTGCCAATTCTCAGCCTGCAAGGGAAGCTGGCATTAAGCCCCAAAGCAGACCCCCTCCAGAACGAAGCCTTGGTCCAGATGTGGCTGGAGGCCAAGATGAAACCGCTGCTGAAATCTGTCACCAAACACTTCCTGTCCTGCCTCAGCACCATGAACTTCAGCTGCTGCACCTATCAGACTGT GGTGAGGGAGATCAGTCACCATTTTTCTGAGATGGATCCAGTCAGACAAAAGTGGATCTACACATTCTTCATGTACCCATTTCTGTCTGGAGACAGAGTAGCTG GTTGTGTGAGCCGGGGGGAGAGCAGTGAGGATTGGCTGACAAAGAACTTTGGTGCCTTCAGGGCGATGGCCCGAATGAAGGACTTTTCAGCACTGAACATGGTCTTCAGTGGA TTGGAGGTCCTTCATCTGCTGACTCCAGCGCAGAAGGCCGAGCTGCTGCTGAGACCTGAAGTTGCAAGTATAGACAACGGCACCCTATCCCTGGTCTTCCACAGTTTGTTGACAGGGGGCTCTCAACCTCCCACTACCCTACCCCCTACCAGCCCTGGAAGGGACCACAACTGGATGACGACTGGATACCCTCCTTCTTATAGTCCAAATCTCACATATATCCCACCGCCTCCACAGAACAGCCTCCAAGAG GTTGCAAAAGGGTTCTCAATGGTTTTCAGACCAGTTGGAAGCTTCGTACACAACTTTGTggccttcacacatggg AGGAACTTGTCAGAATTAAGAAGCACCACTCTGACCCAGTTTCTGCTCAACTGGACTCTGTCTGAGGTTGCAGACCTCTACCGTCCACATAATGCATCTGTAGCTCCAGAGGCACCAAAGTTTGATGTGACAAATGTGGAGGACTGGTACAAGCAGGTCGTGATGCCATTGCTACGGAGGTTCCTGCCGAATGATGCAGCTTTGATGCATCAAAACCTCACACTCGCCTTCCACCAAGTGTA CTATCTGGATCATGGTAAAGACACGAATGAAACATCCGAAACAGTGGATGTCTGCAGCATCAGTCTCGATAAGAAACCATGCGGG CTGACTGATGCCGTGGAAAACGCAGCCAAAGTTTTACACTGTGCTGCTCGTACTAACCTGACAATGTCTGAGGCGACGATCATGAGACTGATTACAGAGCTGACAGGACGTCTGAACTTACTGATCCAAGAGCTGTCTAGAGCG AACTTCAGTGAGTTGGCGTCTGACTTCAAGCAGATCTTTGGCGAGGCCGAGTCTCCGTCTATGACCCAGGAACATCTGAATGACCCAAACTTCATCAAGCTCTGGTTTCAGATCAAACTGATGCCCCTCCTTCCTGCCGTGCCCACGGGTCTCCTGTCTTGCCTCAGCACCAAGAACTTCTCCTGCCCAGTTTACCAAACTAT TGTGGCAGCACTCAGCAAACACATGAGTTTCATGGAGGCTGATTCAATGCACAGTCATAACATCTATCAGCACTTCATCTATTCCTTCCTGCTACATCACAACACCTCCG ATGCCAAGTGTATGTCCAATCACAGCGCagaatggatggaaaaaaacGTTGGTTTCTTCTCGAGATTCGCCCCCATCACTGATTTCTACAGGCTCTACCCAAATTTCTCTGGA CTGGAGGTTCTTCACCTGTTAACtccaaaacagacagcagagctGCTGGTGTTGCCTCTTCCTACTCCACCTGAGAAAGACGTTGTCGTCAACCGAgtgtttgacttcctgttggTGTCCCCTAAAGACAGGAAATTTAAGGAGGTCCTGCACTACCTGGTCTCTCTCGCCAAAGAG GTCAATCCACCCTGTGCCGTCTACAAACACAC TTTTGAGAGATTATACGGAGCCATAAAATCTCTGCCACCAGACCTTGAACCTGTCGCCTGGGCTGGCATAGATGACCTGATAACCATCGCACCAGATG AGTGTGTGCCAAACAATGTCACG TGCCAAGTGACCCAGTACAATG ATACCAACGTCTGCAGAGGACGTAACAG CTCTGACTATTACATTCACATGAACACATCTATGGAAGTTTCCTGCAATCTTACCCTGGAGACATATGCATGTGCACAG ctggaaaactttacagcgAATCAGCTTGCATCTCTTCTGAGGTGTAATCTTCCTGGAAAAAGCGACTCTAAAGTGTTGTGGAAGATTCTGCTGACTAAGCTATCTAGTGTCTTGGATCCAGCTCTGGACATCTTGGCTAACATG TCCATGGTTGGTCCATCAGCGACGGAGATTTTGGATGTGACTGGAGAGATGAGAGTGTTTATGCTGACTGATGAGCAGCTGATGAATAGCAGTGTCATTAGGAAGTGGTTCTCCAGTCGTCTGCGCAGGTTCCTGCCATCTGCATCAGGAAGGTTCCTGCACTGTCTGAGCAGCAGGAACCTCAGCTGCCACTCATACCAGCAAAT TGTGCAGATATTTATCCACCAATTTGACAACATGACCCTAACACAACAGCATGTGGTCTTCAATGATTTCGTCCTCCGTTTCCTGTCGGGCTCAG GTCAAGGCTGTGTGTCCAACAACAGTGCAGAGTGGCTGATGAAGAATCTGGGCCCATTTTCAAGGATGTTGTCCCTCAGAGAGCTGCTTGATCTCAACCCACATTTCAAGCCT ctGGAGGTCCTACAACTGCTGACTCCAAAACAGACCGCAGAGCTGCTGGTGTTGATCCATCCTACTCTTCCAGACAAAGACACCCTCATAAATATGATCTTTGATCATTTTAATCAGTCTTCTGACAAGAAGAAATTCACAGACTTCCTCTCCGACCTTGTCATGGTCCTCCAAAAG GCAAATCTTTCCTGTTCATCATACAAAACACT GTTCAAGAGACTGGACATGGCCATGGCTGGAGTTTATTATGATGCAGCATCATCCATCATTTACACCAAGATGGTCTTGTCCAAGCACTTACCACTAG GTTGCATCATATACAGTGGAAAG TGCACTGTAACCATGACAAATG aaacagacatttgtGCTGGAGTCAACAG CACAAAGCTGCAGCACCGCCTTGACAGCGCACAGATAGATGGACACCACTGTTACCATTCTGTTGAGGAATTCGCTTGTGCATCG CTGTCAGCGTTGAAAGCAGAGGATCTGGCAGCGACGTTGGCCTGCAATCGCTCCTATAACTCCACAAGTTCAAGACCTGTCTGGAAGCTTTTCCTCTCCAAAGCCTCACATGTGCTGGATGAAGCTCTGGATCTTCTAGCCAACAAG actctGGACCCCAGAAGTCCTGCAGTTACAGCGATTTTGGACTCTATACGAGAAATCCGCTTGGACGCATTCAGCCCGGCCAGCTTCAATAATCCTGCCGTCATTCAGTTGTGGTTCAGCCGCCTTCGTCCATTCTTGCCCGCTGTTTCCCATGACTTCCTTTCATGTCTCATCACAAAGGATTTGAACTGCAGCACCTACCAGCACAT CGTACAGATTTTGAGTCATCTCCAGCCACACATGACTCTCCATATGCAGATGTCCGTCTACACACACTTCATTAAGGTTTACTTGACCATGAAAAATGCCACAG ACCCCGGCTGCAGCTTACACACTAACAACAGTGGCGAATGGCTGCAGAAGAACCTGGGAGGTTTCTCAGCCCTCGTGTCCTTCTATGACCTGCGGATGCTCTATTCCAACTTTTCGGCG aTGGAAGCTTTACCATATCTGACAGTCAGACAGATAGCTGATGTGTCCGCCACACCGGGCCAGCTCACCTCTCCTAAGCACGTCACCATGGTGATGAATCACGTTCCCAACCAACACCTTGCTGCCTTCTTTGACGACTTCTCACCTGCTATCATG GGTCAAGAAAACAAGTTCCCTCCTCTAGTGAGGTCAGCCTTCTTACAAGTTGTGTTTGATCGTGCAAACCTCTCCGATCACTCAGTGGATGACTCAGATGTGTCGCTTTGGCTCCGCACCCGACTCCGCCCTCTGCTGGTTAACCTGTCACCGCTCCATGTGGCACCGTTCTTCGCCATCCTGGCGGGAAGAAACTGCAGTATCGGGCAGCAGGG agtCCAAGACCTGAATTCAACAATCTTCTCGCTCAGTGAAGTTACACAGAATGAAATCCACAATCACATCATTCAGAGTCTCAGAG GACCAGTACCTCTCCGCTGCTACGGTGACAACTACAACCACAGTTTCTACAGTTTCTTGGAGAGCTCATTCTTGGATTTCCAGTTCCCGAACCTGACCACCTTCCTGTCCCTCATGCCTCACAACAAAATGCATCAG CTGGTGAACTCGATGCCTCCATCACATCTTGGGAATTTCCTCCGTCGCCCTGACGTTGTCAACAACGATGCAGAGCTCTGTGTGCTCTACAACAACTACATGCAGATACCGGTGTTCCTGGAGACT GAGTCTCTCCCGGCGAAAGTGCGGCGGTCCACGCTGCCTTGTGTCTGGCCGAGGGCTCTCAGCAGCtctgagaggtcagaggtcaacgcTTGGTTTGACCAACGTCTCCAAAACTACTTGGTCTTCCTCACTAAGAGTCTGATCAGCCCCGACAGCACATACAACGCCTCCTGTCTGGCCTTCCAAAAGCT tgtttcagttctTGGTGAACACAACTACACTGCTGCAGACTTTATGAGGCAAGACGTGTTCAGCACCATCCGGACCTACCTCACCTCAG CGACCGTGCCGAGATGTTACAATGCCAGTGACCCAGAGCTGAACTCCACAGCCTGGTTTGCTGAGTACATCGGTCCCTTCATGCCTTTCCTCATTCTCGAGGACCTTCAGGCGTTTGGATCTGCCGAG GTGCTCAAGGTGTTCACAGTGAACCCTCTGAACATCGCCCTCCTAAACCACTCCGCCTTACCTCTCAACCTCACCAACTACTACACTGAGCTCGTTTATCAACAGGACAGCAACTTCAACCCATTACT tcTTCCACTGTTGTGTCGGTGTGTCGCTCCTGGTCTGGCATTCAGCCAGTTGGATGCAAATGAAAGTATGATAGTTCTGCACAACCTGACCACTCTCTGTACAGACCTGGACCCACAG ATTTCTGCAGCTTTGGCGGCTAACTTTGGTGATCAAATCGATGCCACAACCATTACTTCCCTCGGCAATGAAAGCACTGGTTTGTCCACTGGTCAGATCAAGTCGATAAAGCCTCAGGACCTGCTTGCTGCCCTTGGCACGCTGAGCAGTGTGACAGGCTGGAATGGCGGTCAGGCAAAGGCCATTATCCTGTCTTTGATATCTTCAGGCATGATGCAG ATCAGCAGCGCTTCATCGCTGTTTCAGCTCGGCTCTCTTGTTGTGGGAATACCCACATCAACGTTCACCAATGTCAATGGCTCCCAGCTGCTCACTGCCTCCAAAAATCCTTCATTTCTGCAACACTTGATGTTGGCTCCACAGATCATCCAGCAGACGTTTGTTACTCAG ATCATATCAGTGAACAGCAACAGTGAGACGATCATAAAGAACATTCCAGACGATTTGGCCACTGAGATTCCTCGAGTCCTGCTGCTGGGCTTCTCGAATGACACCACCGTGATCACCACGCTCAAcaagaagaaatggaaaaagcaGCAG GCTGAGTTATTCTTTGATGTGGTCGCAGTGGAAAGTGCAACCACGACACTTGGGAGTGCAAACAA tttgtcaTCCTCAGTCCTGCAAGGGTTTACATGCACCGGAGTGAGAACCATTAAAAAGGTACAGATCAAGAAGCTGATCAAAGCGTGTcgaaggaaaggaaagaagaaggtcAAACTGGTGGAAACTCAG TTGACCTGCATGTACAACTACATCAGAATCGAATCAGACGCCACAAGCTTCGACCTCTATCCCCCGGACATGCTGCTGTACTATGA ttaTTCCCTGGTGCCACAGGCCAGCTGCAAGTCTTATTTTGAACAGATAGGGGATGCAGacttctccatcttctcctccactcTCAACTACAAACTAACCAGTCTGTTTGCTAACGCCAGGAGCTGCCTG ggTATAACAAACACAAGTTTGACTGAGGATAATATATCAGTATTGGGAAACATGTGCTGCATTCTGGGTGGTTTCTACATTGAGAACTCTGACACGTCCATCTTGGAAACACTCAAGACCTGCCCAGATCTCACAAACACTCAGGTGGCTGCTGTTGAAGCTCGTCTACAGAGCGGGAAAACACAGTACGG CGCTCCATCAACGTGGAATCTACAGACGTTGAAGGACCTCGACATGTTACCGCTGTATTTGACTTCAAGCTTCTATGATAACTTTGACAAA AAAACGAAACGAGAGTTCTTGAAATACTTCCTGAAAGTTCTTAGGGGAAATGGAGtgggcaagaagaagaagaggagtctgaagaaagaaataagaaagTCCATTAGAAAGAGGTCAACTCGATCTATCG aAAATGAATGCACTGTGGGAAAGATCACCCAGGTGATCATCAGCGATGAGGTGTTCCCCTTCGACTACGACGACATAAACCAGTTCAACTGCTGCCTCAGTGCCACCATCGTTAAAAACAACCTGGCCTCCATTACTGACAAGGTGGACCAGGAGGAATACCTCACCATTGTTCTCAGCAAGCTGAGAGAG GCTTATGGTGCCAACTCGACCATCCCAGAAAGTCAGGTTCAGCTCTTAGGCCCAGCGTCCCGTGTGGCCACTACTGATGACATCAACTCGTGGACTATCACTCAGATCGACACGCTCTCTGCTCTGATGGACTCATCCAACGGGCAGTGGGACCCAAGCCTG GCTAAAGCCATCGTCACTAAGTATCTGAGTCAGGAAGGAAACAAACTGGGCAGTGCTGAACTCAACGCCATCGGAGGAACCAACCTGTGCTCACTGGATGTCGATGTTTTGAGGAGCATTTCCCAACAAAGCCTCAA aGACGCCGAAGCCCTGATTCTGTCCAACTGcaccacagagaaacacaaagcgCTCTTCACCATCGCCAGACAAGCTTTTGGCACAGACACACGTGCTACAACTATCTCCACTAAAAGCTACCAGCTCACGTCAAGTTACCTTC CGGGTGCAACTTTGGACTATGTCCGAAGTTTGTCAGCCTCCGATGTCAACATGGACATGGCTACTTTCACCAGCCTGGATGAGAACGTTGTACTG GATCTGACTGTTAATGAAGTTAAAAACCTTCTTGGCACTAACTTGCCAGATCTGAAGTCCTATGAAGAGCAAACACTGGTACAGAAATGGATCCGCTCACAGTACCAATCAGAGCTTAACACACTGGGAATAGGGCTTCAGGGAGGCAGGGCTGACCCCgccactactactactgcacCCACCGTTGCCACCGTCGCCCCCGTCACCACATCACTGACTACTGCTGGATCTGGAACAGGAACTACTGCCACCACAG gtaaTGGATCGCGTATCCGGGCAGATCCCGGCTTCTCCGTTCTTGTTCTCCTTTCGCTCCTCATCGCTTCTCTGCACTTTCTCGTATGA